One segment of Solanum lycopersicum chromosome 1, SLM_r2.1 DNA contains the following:
- the LOC101244036 gene encoding FLUCTUATING-LIGHT-ACCLIMATION protein 1, chloroplastic — MAAAPFLLESNLKWNPLFYTPNPIQCTRLIHYQKLTPSKFSKTSKLTVKCFSKNHKNVCFNDGDGLEVKNKENPFEIVVKSVMKALKALQKPAVAAVLVGLLLMYDPNSALAASGGRIGGKSFSSSRSSAPSRGYSMRTAEPSFSYSAPYYAPSPFGFSGGGVYVGPAVGFGSSAFLVMMGFAAFIMVSGFLSDRSEGSVLTATGKTSVLKLQVGLLGLGRSLQKDLNRIAEVADTSTPEGLSFVLTETTLALLRHPGYCISAYSSVDVKRSMEEGENRFNQLSIEERGKFDEETLVNVNNIRRKSSTSQRATGFSNEYIVVTILVAAEGAYKLPTINGSGDLKEALQKIASIPSSRTLAVEILWTPQNENDTLSERQLLEDYPLLRPL, encoded by the exons ATGGCTGCTGCACCCTTCTTGCTTGAATCAAACCTTAAATGGAACCCTTTGTTCTATACTCCAAACCCAATACAGTGTACCCGTTTAATCCATTATCAAAAGCTTACACCTTCTAAATTCTCCAAAACCTCTAAGCTGACCGTCAAATGTTTCAGCAAGAATCATAAAAATGTCTGCTTTAATGATGGGGATGGGTTGGAAGTGAAGAATAAAGAAAACCCATTTGAGATAGTTGTCAAAAGTGTCATGAAAGCTCTCAAAGCGTTGCAGAAGCCAGCTGTAGCGGCTGTATTGGTGGGGTTGTTGTTGATGTATGATCCGAATTCAGCATTGGCTGCTTCTGGTGGGAGGATAGGTGGCAAGTCCTTCTCGTCGTCGCGGAGTTCGGCTCCGTCCAGGGGGTATTCTATGAGGACAGCAGAGCCTAGTTTTTCGTATTCAGCTCCGTATTATGCGCCCTCCCCTTTTGGGTTTAGTGGGGGTGGTGTTTACGTAGGTCCAGCTGTTGGTTTTGGGTCCAGTGCCTTTCTGGTTATGATGGGTTTTGCTGCGTTTATTATGGTTTCTGGGTTTCTATCTGATCGGTCTGAGGGCAGTGTGCTTACTGCTACTGGAAAAACTAGTGTGCTCAAGCTACAG GTTGGGTTGTTGGGATTGGGTAGATCACTTCAAAAGGATCTCAACCGGATTGCTGAAGTGGCAGATACATCCACACCAGAGGGTTTAAGCTTTGTCTTGACAG AGACGACATTAGCTTTGCTTCGACACCCTGGTTATTGCATTTCAGCTTATTCATCT GTTGATGTCAAGAGGAGCATGGAGGAAGGTGAAAATCGATTCAATCAACTTTCCATTGAGGAACGTGGTAAATTTGATGAAGAGACACTTGTGAATGTGAACAACATTAGAAGGAAAAGCTCTACGAGCCAGAGGGCAACTGGATTTAGCAATGAATACATAGTG GTTACAATCTTGGTTGCTGCTGAAGGTGCTTATAAATTGCCTACTATTAACGGAAGTGGAGACTTGAAAGAAGCATTGCAAAAGATTGCGTCTATTCCTTCCAGTAGAACACTG GCAGTCGAGATTTTATGGACTCCACAGAACGAAAACGACACATTATCAGAACGACAACTTCTTGAGGATTACCCTCTCTTGCGACCTCTGTAA
- the LOC101244617 gene encoding small ribosomal subunit protein eS24z — MADKAVTIRTRKFMTNRLLARKQFIIDVLHPGRANVSKAELKEKLARMYEVKDANAIFVFKFRTHFGGGKSTGFGLIYDSVENAKKYEPKYRLIRNGLDTKVEKSRKQMKERKNRAKKVRGVKKTKAGDAKKK; from the exons ATGGCGGACAAGGCAGTCACTATTCGTACCCGCAAGTTCATGACCAACAGGCTTCTCGCCAGGAAGCAATTC ATTATTGATGTACTTCATCCTGGAAGAGCCAATGTCTCAAAG GCTGAGCTGAAGGAGAAGTTGGCTAGGATGTATGAGGTGAAGGACGCCAATGCTATTTTTGTTTTCAAGTTCCGAACACATTTTGGAGGTGGGAAATCAACAggatttggtttgatttatgaTTCCGTTGAGAATGCCAAGAAGTATGAGCCAAAGTATAGGCTCATCAGG AATGGGCTTGACACTAAGGTTGAGAAGTCTAGGAAACAAATGAAGGAAAGAAAGAACAGAGCCAAGAAGGTTCGCGGTGTAAAGAAG ACCAAGGCTGGTGATGCTAAGAAGAAATGA